From a single Anomaloglossus baeobatrachus isolate aAnoBae1 chromosome 8, aAnoBae1.hap1, whole genome shotgun sequence genomic region:
- the PXK gene encoding PX domain-containing protein kinase-like protein isoform X1, whose protein sequence is MAFMEKPAANKLLLDDTVPLTAAIEASQSLQSHTEYIIRVQRGISMENSWQIIRRYSDFDLLNSSLQISGLSLPLPPKKLIGNMDREFIAERQRGLQDYLSHVTANHILSGSEPVKKFLDPSNYSANYTEIALQQVSMFFRSDPKFEVVEPLKDIGWRLRKRYFLMKCKNQPKEPLVLSWADLGPDKFLQDKDFQSAIKLLPSWTHPYIHRVTFATASESSALIIRPFNEKGTLKDLIYKAKPKDPFLKKYCNPRKIQGLDLHQIKSLGRQILEVLKFLHDRGFPYGHLHASNVMLEGETCRLMDLENSLLGLPSFYRSYFTQFRKINTLESIDVHCFGHLLYEMTYGRPPDFIPVDQFPPAPSMSVVSVLESLLSCEACKSGMPSVSQLLQMPLFSDVALMNTEKPQFKIPTKLKEALKTAKECMERRLAEEQRLIYQHRRLTRAQSHHGSEEEKKKRKILARKKSKRTNCESGEEQSTKCNNSNNSGSGTSSPLTSPSSPTPPSTAEHASF, encoded by the exons GAATACATCATACGTGTGCAGCGCGGCATATCCATGGAGAACAGCTGGCAG ATAATCAGAAGATACAGTGACTTTGACCTTCTCAACAGCAGCCTGCAG ATCTCAGGGTTAAGTCTACCTCTGCCTCCCAAGAAGCTGATCGGAAACATGGACCGCGAATTCATAGCCGAGAGGCAAAGAGGGCTCCAGGACTACCTGAGCCACGTCACCGCCAACCACATCCTCAGCGGCTCCGAACCAGTGAAGAAATTCCTGGATCCCAGCAACTATTCCGCTAATTACACTG AAATCGCCTTGCAGCAGGTTTCAATGTTTTTCCGATCGGATCCCAAATTCGAGGTGGTTGAGCCCCTGAAGGACATCG GTTGGAGATTACGGAAAAGATATTTCCTAATGAAGTGTAAGAATCAACCAAAGGAGCCGCTCGTCTTAAGCTGG GCTGATTTGGGTCCTGATAAGTTTCTGCAGGATAAAGACTTTCAGTCCGCGATAAAACTGCTGCCCTCGTGGACG catccgtacatccaccgcgtcaCGTTTGCCACAGCCAGCGAGTCCTCCGCCCTCATCATCCGGCCGTTCAATGAAAAGGGAACGTTAAAGGATCTGATCTACAAG GCCAAACCTAAAGATCCCTTTCTAAAGAAATACTGTAATCCTCGAAAAATCCAAGGGCTGGACCTGCATCAAATCAAGTCTCTCGGGAGACAGATTTTAGAG GTACTGAAGTTTCTCCATGATCGCGGCTTCCCCTACGGTCACCTCCATGCGTCTAATGTCATGCTGGAAGGAGAGACGTGTCGGCTGATGGACCTGGAGAACTCACTGCTCGGCCTCCCGTCCTTCTACAGGTCCTACTTCACACAGTTCAGAAAGATCAAT ACTTTGGAAAGTATTGACGTTCACTGCTTCGGCCATTTACTATATGAAATGACGTACGGCCGCCCGCCCGACTTTATACCTGTGGACCAGTTTCCCCCCGCTCCGTCCATGTCAGTGG TGTCTGTCCTGGAGTCCCTCCTGTCGTGCGAGGCCTGTAAATCGGGCATGCCCTCCGtgtcccagctcctgcagatgcc GTTATTTAGTGACGTGGCGCTGATGAATACTGAAAAACCTCAGTTTAAG ATTCCTACCAAGTTAAAAGAAGCTCTGAAAACAGCCAAAGAATGTATGGAGAGGCGGCTCGCAGAGGAGCAGAGATTG ATATACCAGCACAGACGACTGACACGGGCGCAGTCACATCACGGGTccgaggaggagaagaaaaagaggaaaattCTGGCACGAAAG AAATCAAAGCGCACAAACTGCGAATCTGGAGAGGAGCAGTCCACAAAATGCAACAACTCCAATAATTCAG GCTCTGGAACCAGTTCTCCCCTGACATCTCCTTCATCTCCGACACCTCCTTCAACAGCAG
- the PXK gene encoding PX domain-containing protein kinase-like protein isoform X2: protein MENSWQIIRRYSDFDLLNSSLQISGLSLPLPPKKLIGNMDREFIAERQRGLQDYLSHVTANHILSGSEPVKKFLDPSNYSANYTEIALQQVSMFFRSDPKFEVVEPLKDIGWRLRKRYFLMKCKNQPKEPLVLSWADLGPDKFLQDKDFQSAIKLLPSWTHPYIHRVTFATASESSALIIRPFNEKGTLKDLIYKAKPKDPFLKKYCNPRKIQGLDLHQIKSLGRQILEVLKFLHDRGFPYGHLHASNVMLEGETCRLMDLENSLLGLPSFYRSYFTQFRKINTLESIDVHCFGHLLYEMTYGRPPDFIPVDQFPPAPSMSVVSVLESLLSCEACKSGMPSVSQLLQMPLFSDVALMNTEKPQFKIPTKLKEALKTAKECMERRLAEEQRLIYQHRRLTRAQSHHGSEEEKKKRKILARKKSKRTNCESGEEQSTKCNNSNNSGSGTSSPLTSPSSPTPPSTAEHASF, encoded by the exons ATGGAGAACAGCTGGCAG ATAATCAGAAGATACAGTGACTTTGACCTTCTCAACAGCAGCCTGCAG ATCTCAGGGTTAAGTCTACCTCTGCCTCCCAAGAAGCTGATCGGAAACATGGACCGCGAATTCATAGCCGAGAGGCAAAGAGGGCTCCAGGACTACCTGAGCCACGTCACCGCCAACCACATCCTCAGCGGCTCCGAACCAGTGAAGAAATTCCTGGATCCCAGCAACTATTCCGCTAATTACACTG AAATCGCCTTGCAGCAGGTTTCAATGTTTTTCCGATCGGATCCCAAATTCGAGGTGGTTGAGCCCCTGAAGGACATCG GTTGGAGATTACGGAAAAGATATTTCCTAATGAAGTGTAAGAATCAACCAAAGGAGCCGCTCGTCTTAAGCTGG GCTGATTTGGGTCCTGATAAGTTTCTGCAGGATAAAGACTTTCAGTCCGCGATAAAACTGCTGCCCTCGTGGACG catccgtacatccaccgcgtcaCGTTTGCCACAGCCAGCGAGTCCTCCGCCCTCATCATCCGGCCGTTCAATGAAAAGGGAACGTTAAAGGATCTGATCTACAAG GCCAAACCTAAAGATCCCTTTCTAAAGAAATACTGTAATCCTCGAAAAATCCAAGGGCTGGACCTGCATCAAATCAAGTCTCTCGGGAGACAGATTTTAGAG GTACTGAAGTTTCTCCATGATCGCGGCTTCCCCTACGGTCACCTCCATGCGTCTAATGTCATGCTGGAAGGAGAGACGTGTCGGCTGATGGACCTGGAGAACTCACTGCTCGGCCTCCCGTCCTTCTACAGGTCCTACTTCACACAGTTCAGAAAGATCAAT ACTTTGGAAAGTATTGACGTTCACTGCTTCGGCCATTTACTATATGAAATGACGTACGGCCGCCCGCCCGACTTTATACCTGTGGACCAGTTTCCCCCCGCTCCGTCCATGTCAGTGG TGTCTGTCCTGGAGTCCCTCCTGTCGTGCGAGGCCTGTAAATCGGGCATGCCCTCCGtgtcccagctcctgcagatgcc GTTATTTAGTGACGTGGCGCTGATGAATACTGAAAAACCTCAGTTTAAG ATTCCTACCAAGTTAAAAGAAGCTCTGAAAACAGCCAAAGAATGTATGGAGAGGCGGCTCGCAGAGGAGCAGAGATTG ATATACCAGCACAGACGACTGACACGGGCGCAGTCACATCACGGGTccgaggaggagaagaaaaagaggaaaattCTGGCACGAAAG AAATCAAAGCGCACAAACTGCGAATCTGGAGAGGAGCAGTCCACAAAATGCAACAACTCCAATAATTCAG GCTCTGGAACCAGTTCTCCCCTGACATCTCCTTCATCTCCGACACCTCCTTCAACAGCAG